A single window of Acetohalobium arabaticum DSM 5501 DNA harbors:
- a CDS encoding C-GCAxxG-C-C family protein, which translates to MNQKQEKLVKEAREKAEEYFRRGDFFCSESVLTTINELVGEEMPPEMVKLASGFPVGIGKSKCLCGAISGGVMALGLKYGRTEPGAPMPEECFPASADLHDYIKEEYGSTCCRVLTKDFAEFDSPERAEHCIQITGEVAAWVMERFIVDGVIE; encoded by the coding sequence ATGAATCAAAAACAAGAAAAATTAGTTAAAGAAGCAAGAGAGAAGGCAGAAGAATATTTTAGAAGAGGGGATTTTTTCTGTTCAGAATCTGTATTAACTACAATTAATGAGCTAGTAGGAGAAGAAATGCCACCTGAAATGGTTAAGTTAGCTTCTGGTTTTCCAGTTGGAATTGGAAAGTCTAAATGCTTATGTGGGGCAATTAGTGGAGGAGTTATGGCTTTAGGACTTAAGTATGGTCGAACTGAACCAGGAGCGCCTATGCCTGAGGAATGTTTTCCAGCTAGTGCTGACTTACATGATTATATTAAAGAGGAGTATGGTTCTACTTGTTGTCGAGTTTTGACTAAAGATTTTGCTGAATTTGATAGTCCCGAGCGAGCTGAACACTGTATTCAAATAACTGGTGAAGTAGCTGCTTGGGTAATGGAAAGATTTATTGTCGATGGAGTGATTGAGTAA
- a CDS encoding acyl-CoA dehydratase activase — MKYFGGFDIGSRTCKGIIIDHSGELVTYRVIKTGPDNKERAKKIFEELQVEIESEVEEVVSTGYGRNNIEFADQEITEITCHARGINFLFPEVEVLIDIGGQDSKVIELDQAGKVINFSMNNKCAAGTGKFLEMMALTLDIDINRLGELAKKSDEPISLSNVCSVFAESEVISHLHSGVKIENIVGGLCNSVANQIMKQVKSIGKSESIAMSGGVAKNSGVVKALEKKLNQNLKVADKPQLVGALGAALLARERS; from the coding sequence ATGAAGTATTTTGGTGGATTTGATATCGGTTCTCGAACCTGTAAGGGGATTATTATTGATCATTCAGGAGAATTAGTTACTTACCGAGTGATAAAAACAGGACCGGATAATAAAGAACGGGCCAAAAAAATTTTTGAAGAATTACAGGTTGAGATTGAATCTGAAGTAGAAGAAGTTGTTAGTACTGGTTATGGAAGAAATAATATAGAATTTGCTGATCAAGAGATTACTGAAATAACTTGTCATGCCCGAGGGATTAATTTTTTGTTCCCGGAGGTAGAAGTTTTGATAGATATTGGAGGTCAAGATAGTAAAGTAATTGAATTGGATCAGGCTGGAAAAGTGATAAACTTTTCGATGAATAATAAATGTGCTGCTGGAACAGGTAAATTTTTAGAGATGATGGCCTTAACTTTAGATATAGATATTAATCGGCTAGGTGAATTAGCTAAAAAATCAGACGAGCCGATTTCTTTAAGCAATGTTTGTAGTGTATTTGCTGAATCAGAAGTGATTTCCCATCTTCATTCAGGAGTAAAAATAGAAAATATTGTCGGTGGGCTTTGCAACTCAGTTGCTAATCAAATTATGAAGCAGGTTAAAAGTATTGGGAAATCGGAATCTATAGCCATGAGTGGAGGAGTAGCTAAAAACAGTGGAGTAGTCAAGGCTTTAGAGAAAAAATTGAACCAAAATCTTAAAGTAGCTGATAAACCACAGCTAGTGGGAGCTTTAGGGGCTGCTTTGTTGGCCCGTGAGAGAAGTTAA
- the fdhD gene encoding formate dehydrogenase accessory sulfurtransferase FdhD, translating into MARLEEVSIIRASKEGSEEVTDSVVVELPLTIILNGDEVVTMLCTPEKMDYLAIGFLKSEGLVTDRDDIEDIKINEEEGIVEVETKRETSSLVEKLYDTRTITSGCGKGTVFYNVIDSMQCSKIEAELTIGVDEALELVKGLQQKAGLFQETGGSHSSALCNSEEVLLFNEDIGRHNAVDKIVGETIMKGIELDDKLLVTSGRVSSEILLKTAKLGVPILISRAAPTSLTVKMAEELNLTLICFARRRRINIYTHDWRIKK; encoded by the coding sequence GTGGCCAGATTAGAAGAAGTTTCTATCATAAGGGCAAGTAAAGAAGGAAGTGAAGAAGTAACTGATTCAGTGGTTGTGGAATTGCCTTTAACTATTATCCTCAATGGCGATGAAGTAGTTACTATGCTCTGTACGCCTGAGAAGATGGATTATTTGGCTATAGGTTTCTTAAAATCAGAAGGACTAGTTACTGACCGAGATGATATAGAAGATATTAAGATTAATGAAGAAGAAGGAATCGTTGAAGTAGAAACCAAACGAGAGACTTCTTCTTTAGTAGAGAAGTTATATGATACAAGAACAATTACTTCTGGTTGTGGTAAGGGAACTGTCTTTTATAATGTAATTGATTCTATGCAGTGTAGTAAAATTGAAGCTGAATTAACGATTGGAGTAGATGAAGCTTTGGAGCTGGTTAAAGGATTACAGCAGAAGGCTGGTTTATTTCAGGAGACCGGCGGTTCTCACAGTTCAGCTCTTTGTAATTCAGAAGAGGTGCTGTTATTTAATGAAGATATTGGCCGCCATAATGCTGTAGATAAGATAGTTGGGGAAACGATCATGAAAGGAATTGAATTGGACGATAAGCTGTTGGTTACTAGCGGCCGGGTTTCTTCGGAGATTCTATTAAAGACAGCTAAACTGGGGGTGCCGATTCTTATTTCGAGGGCTGCTCCCACTTCTCTTACAGTTAAGATGGCTGAAGAGCTGAATCTAACTTTGATCTGTTTTGCACGAAGAAGGAGAATAAATATCTATACGCATGATTGGCGGATTAAGAAATAG
- a CDS encoding double-cubane-cluster-containing anaerobic reductase produces MAKHYDMWESLGMDVEKHDDFLEPLPEVYEEVYLSQDNRPAGMDYFDFVVDDIHGIRVKELVEEKEAGNPVISSFCVFVPDELVTAAGGASIGLCAGAQFPIEAAEQELPNNDLCPLIKSSLGFKMDKICPYFEVSDFVVGETTCDGKKKAWEILDEEIPTYVMELPQTKSDAARELWKSEINRFKEHIEETSGREIKAKKAAEAIELINKKRDVLQRLYDTRKADPVPISGKDALLITQLAFFDDPERFIEKTSTLCDELENRIEAGEGIADEDAPRILVAGTPMPLPSWKIHNLIESNGGVVVCEETCTGTRYFENKVPEGGETLEEQIDNLTERAMNINCACFTPNDDRVDDILRLAEEYDVDGVIYYNLQFCQTYSMEYKKISQALKEEDIPVTQIESDFSDSDTGQLNTRIEAFLEMIQG; encoded by the coding sequence ATGGCTAAACATTATGACATGTGGGAAAGTTTAGGAATGGATGTGGAAAAACATGATGATTTTTTAGAGCCGTTACCAGAAGTTTACGAAGAAGTTTATCTTAGTCAGGATAATCGACCAGCAGGAATGGATTATTTTGATTTTGTAGTTGATGATATTCATGGAATTAGAGTAAAGGAATTAGTTGAAGAAAAAGAGGCTGGCAATCCGGTAATTTCTTCATTTTGTGTGTTTGTACCTGATGAATTAGTTACTGCTGCAGGAGGAGCTAGTATAGGTCTTTGTGCAGGGGCTCAATTTCCTATTGAGGCGGCTGAACAAGAGCTGCCTAACAATGACTTATGTCCGTTAATTAAATCTTCATTAGGGTTTAAAATGGATAAAATTTGTCCTTATTTTGAAGTATCAGATTTTGTAGTAGGAGAAACAACTTGTGATGGGAAGAAAAAGGCTTGGGAGATACTAGATGAAGAAATTCCTACTTATGTGATGGAATTACCACAAACTAAATCAGATGCTGCTCGTGAATTATGGAAGTCAGAAATTAATCGTTTTAAAGAACATATTGAAGAAACTAGTGGTAGAGAAATTAAGGCGAAAAAAGCAGCTGAGGCTATTGAATTAATTAATAAAAAACGTGATGTGCTACAGCGATTATATGATACTAGAAAAGCAGATCCAGTTCCAATTAGTGGTAAAGATGCTTTATTAATTACCCAGTTAGCCTTTTTTGATGATCCAGAACGATTTATTGAAAAGACTAGTACACTTTGTGATGAGTTAGAAAATAGAATTGAGGCTGGAGAAGGTATAGCAGATGAAGATGCACCTAGAATTTTAGTTGCTGGAACTCCTATGCCGTTACCTAGTTGGAAGATCCATAACTTGATTGAAAGTAATGGTGGGGTTGTAGTTTGTGAAGAGACTTGTACAGGAACTCGTTATTTTGAAAACAAGGTACCAGAAGGTGGAGAAACTTTAGAAGAACAGATTGATAACTTAACAGAAAGAGCAATGAATATTAATTGTGCTTGTTTTACTCCTAATGATGATCGGGTTGATGATATATTAAGATTAGCTGAGGAGTATGATGTTGATGGTGTGATTTATTATAATCTACAATTCTGTCAGACTTATAGTATGGAATATAAAAAGATTTCGCAAGCTTTAAAGGAAGAAGATATTCCAGTTACTCAAATTGAAAGTGACTTTAGTGATAGTGATACTGGCCAGTTAAATACTCGAATTGAGGCTTTTTTAGAAATGATTCAAGGTTAG